GAGCGCGTGCGCCCGACGGCCAGGCGGCGAGCGGGGTTGGTGGAGGAGGCCGACCTTGGGGAGCTGGAGGGGGAGGCGGAGTTTGATGTGGAGAGCCGAGAGCCCCAGGACGACGCTGACATCGTCGTCTGAGATTCGCAGTAGCGTTGCTACAGCTTCATCTCAGCCTCCTTGTCAGACGTCGCCCTGGATGCGCTCGGTGCCGAGCGCCCCTTTGCCGAGCGCCCCAGGACGACGCTGACTGCGTCGTCTGGGATTCGCGGTGGCGTTGCTACAGCTTCATCCCAGCCTCCTTGCCAATATCGCCCTGGATGCGCTCGGGTTGGGGGGCACGGAATTCCTGGCGACGACGCCACTCAACATGAATCGTCTAATAGGGAGTAAAATCCTCGCCGAGCTTGATGAGCTTTTCGGTGAGGAGATGCGCCCGGGTGGAGGGGTTGGCCTGAAGGTCGGCAGCGCAACAGGGGCTCGTTTCGTCGATATCGAGAGACTTCAAACCCGTTCGGGCGCGCTGAATGGCGTCACGGAGGGAGGGTTTGAGCGCGTCGAAGTCGATGTTGGCTTTGCCGTAGGCCGGAGCCACCGCCTGAAGGCGGTTAAGCACCTGGGTGCAATTACGGTAGGGGCGTTGATCGGAGGTGTAGTGAAGAAGAATCCAATATTCGAAACAGGGGACGGAGAGGCCGATGTGAAAGCCATGTGTGTTGGCTTGCTTTATCGCGTCGTAGATACCCGGATTATGATGAGGGTCTTCGGAGTCAAAGATGCACCAGATCTCATCGTAGAGAGGTTCGCCAGTTTTTCTGTGTTCTTTCTGGTTGTTCTTCTGAAGTCGGCGAGCCTCTTTGACGATTGATTTTGCGGCTCCGCCACCGGCGTCGGGGATGATTTTAATGTCTGCCGAGGGAAGGCGGTACTCCCGGCGTAGGCGTTCGAAATAATCGGGCTCGGTTTTGTCGCCTTCACATAAGATGAGGAGGCGTTCCAGGCTCTGGCGACGCGCGGAGCGTCGGCGAGTGGTGGAGGAGCCACGGGGTTTTTGTTTTCCCATGATTAAAACTCGAGGCGACCGATGAAGGGGAGCGCGCGGTAGCGTCCGGCCAGGTAGCCCCGCTCAAGCGCTTCGTCCTTACGGGGTTTGAAATCGCTGAGGGGGTAGAGGTGCGAGGCGCCGTCGCGGTCCTTTTCGGTGAACCAGATTTGATCTCGCCGAAAGAGATTGGGGTCGAGGAGCGAGGTGTCGTGGGTGTTGAAGATGAGCTGAGCGTTTTTTTTGTTGAATTCGGGGCTATGAAAAAGTTCTACGATTTTGCGCACAAGCAGGGGGTGAAGGCTGGTATCGAGTTCATCGACGACGAGGATGCGTCCGTTTTCGAGGACATCGAGGAGGCGGCCGGTGAGGGCGTAGAAACTTCGAGTGCCATGCGACTCATCATCAAGTGAGAAATGAACAGTCTGGCCTTCGGTGGTGCGATGAAGGGTTTGAACGTCCAGGTGTTCTGTATCTTTGCTTAGTTGCAGAAATCTTTCTTTAAGGTCTTCAGGCAAGGATTTGAAATATTCAGTTTCGTCGAATCGCTGACGGGAAATTTTGATGTCGGCAATGCCGAAGTCGGCGGCGCGTAGAAATGTGGCGATCTTGGCACGATGCTCGTCGCTCTGAGCAGCCATTTGGGTGGTATAGGTGTTTAGAGATAGAGGGAAGTCTGTGTTGAAGAGTGGACGAAGGTGGTCCTGGAACCACTGAAACACGGGGCTGAGCTGTTCGTGATTTAGTTGAGCAGCGACCGATAAAAAGAGGGCGTTGTCACGGGTGAGCTCCGCGATCTGTTTTTTCTGGCCTTTAAGGTTTGCGCCCCAGGTCCAGCCCTCGTCTCCGAGCGAGGCATCGCGTTGGA
The Lujinxingia sediminis DNA segment above includes these coding regions:
- a CDS encoding RloB family protein, with translation MGKQKPRGSSTTRRRSARRQSLERLLILCEGDKTEPDYFERLRREYRLPSADIKIIPDAGGGAAKSIVKEARRLQKNNQKEHRKTGEPLYDEIWCIFDSEDPHHNPGIYDAIKQANTHGFHIGLSVPCFEYWILLHYTSDQRPYRNCTQVLNRLQAVAPAYGKANIDFDALKPSLRDAIQRARTGLKSLDIDETSPCCAADLQANPSTRAHLLTEKLIKLGEDFTPY
- a CDS encoding AAA family ATPase; amino-acid sequence: MLIEFRVSNYRSFRDENVFSLVAAGRDKTHPENTIDDVAQKGFQLLRSAVIYGANASGKTNLLRALDVVRTAVINSAKWQKGDPIEGIAPFRLDAELQSQPGRFEIVFVQDGVRFEYGFVIDRQRVHEEWLFAYPKKVAQTWFQRDASLGDEGWTWGANLKGQKKQIAELTRDNALFLSVAAQLNHEQLSPVFQWFQDHLRPLFNTDFPLSLNTYTTQMAAQSDEHRAKIATFLRAADFGIADIKISRQRFDETEYFKSLPEDLKERFLQLSKDTEHLDVQTLHRTTEGQTVHFSLDDESHGTRSFYALTGRLLDVLENGRILVVDELDTSLHPLLVRKIVELFHSPEFNKKNAQLIFNTHDTSLLDPNLFRRDQIWFTEKDRDGASHLYPLSDFKPRKDEALERGYLAGRYRALPFIGRLEF